Sequence from the Gemmatimonadetes bacterium SCN 70-22 genome:
CGCTGCCGCGCCTCGCGGTCATCCTGGCATGGGGGAGCGTCGCCGGATCGGCGCTGCAGCTGGCGGTGCAGTGGCGCAACGTGTCGCGGGTGCTCGGCGCCTGGCGGGTGAGCGTGAGCGCGCGCTCGCCGCACGTGCGCACCGTGTTGCGCAACTTCGGGCCAGTCTTCGTGGGGCGCGGCGTCACGCAGCTCAGCGCCTACATCGACTCGTTCATCGCCTCGTTCCTGGTCATGGGGGCGCCGACGATCCTCAACAATGTGCAGCTGCTCTACATGCTCCCCGTCTCCCTCTTCGGGATGTCGATCTCGGCCGCCGAGCTCCCCGCGATGTCGAGCGTGACCGGCGAGAGCGCGGAGATCGCGGATCGCCTGCGCGACCGGCTCGCCCTCGGCCTGCGGCGGATCGCCTTCTTCATCGTCCCGTCGGCCGTGGCCTTCCTCGCCTTCGGGGACCTGCTGGCGCGCCTCGTCTTCGAAGGGGGCGAGTTCCAGGCCAGGGAGGTGCAGTGGGTGTGGGGCGTGCTGGCCGGATCCGCCGTCGGGTTGCTGGCCTCGACGCTCGGGCGCCTGTACGCCAGCTCCCTCTACGCGCTGCATGACACGCGCACCCCCCTCCGGTTCGCGATCGTACGGGTGGCGCTGACGACGGCGCTGGGCTTCGTGGCCTCGCTCTGGCTTCCCGGGGTGCTGGGCATCGACCCTCGCTGGGCCGTGACCGGACTCACCGCCTCGGCAGGGGTGGCGGCGTGGGTCGAGTTCGCCCTGTTGCGGCGCGCGGTCGGACTGCGCATCGGCGCGGTCTCGCTCCCTCGGTCGTTCCTCTTCACGCTGTGGGGGTGCGCGGTGACCGCGGCGGCGATCGGATGGGGGGTTCGCGAGGTGCTCGGAGGGGCGCGCGGAATCGTCGCGAGCGCCGCGGTCCTCGGCACCTTCTCACTCGGCTACGGCGCCGCCACGCTCGCCGCGGGGGTCCCGCAGGCGCGGGCGATCGCGGGGCGCTTGGGGAGGGGCGTGGGGCGCAGGTGAGGAGCCGGGCGCTGTAGATTCCATTCATGCGCGAGACTCCGGCGGACGTCGCCGCCAAGCTCCCCCACCTCCCCGAGACCCCCGGCGTCTACCTCTGGAAGGATGCCCAGGGTACGGTGCTGTACGTCGGGAAGGCAAAGCGCCTGCGCTCGCGGGTGCGCAGCTACTTCGCGAGCACGCACGAGGGCTCGGTCAAGACGCAGGCGCTCGTGCGGCTGATCGCCGAGCTGGACACGATCGTCGTCCCGACCGAGGCCCATGCGCTCCTCCTCGAGGCGAACCTGATCAAGGAGTACCGCCCCCGCTTCAACATCGCGCTGCGCGACGACAAGTCGTACCCGTACATCAAGGTCACGGTGCAGGAGCCGTTCCCGCGGTTGCTCGTCACCCGCATCGTGCGGAGCGACGGCGGGCGCTATTTCGGGCCGTACACCGACGTCGGGGCGATGCGGCGCGCCCTCAACGTCGTCAAGCGGATCTTCACGGTGCGCTCCTGCCACTACGCGCTCCCCGAGGACGCCCCTGACCGCCCCTGCCTGGACTACCACATCGGGAAGTGCAAGGCGCCGTGTGTCGGATACCAGAGCGAGGCCGACTACCGGGCGATGATCGATGAGGTCGTCCTCTTCCTCGAGGGGCGCACGGCGGAGGTCGTCTCGCGCGTGCGCGAACGCATGCAGGAAGCCTCCGCCTCGCTCAACTTCGAGCGAGCGGCGGAGCTGCGCGATGCGCTCCTGCGCCTGGAGACGCTCGAGGAACCGACGGTCGTGGTGCAGGTCGAGGGGGGGGACCGGGACGTGATCGGCTACGCGCGCGACGGCGACGACGCCTGCGTCACGACGCTCCGGGTGCGCGGGGGCAAGCTCCTGGCGCGCGACCAGCGCTTCCTCGAGAACCTCGAGGGCGAGGAGGACGCCGCCATCCTCTCGGCGTACCTGGCGCGTGCCTACGCGCCGTCGAACGAGCGGGCCGCGGAGCTGCTGGTCCCGATGGACTTCGAGGACCGGGCCCTGCTGGAGGAGACGTTGCGGACGACGCGGGTCGTCGTGCCGCAGCGCGGCCCGAGACGCGAGCTGGTGCAGCTGGCGGAACAGAACGCGCGCCACCTCCTCGAGGAGTTCAAGCTGGCGGCCGACGAGGCGGACGAGCGGGCGGCGAGCCCCGTGTACGAGTTGCAGCGCGAACTCGGGCTCCAGAAGCTGCCGCGCAGCCTCGTCTGCTTCGACATCTCGACGGCGCATGGGACCGACACGGTCGGATCGTGCGTCTGGTTCGAGAATGGGCGACCGCGCCGGGCGGAGTACCGCAAGTTCAAGGTGAAGACGGTGGAGGGGACCGACGACTTCGCGTCGATGCACGAGGTGGTCGCGCGCTATTTCGGGCGTCGCCTCGAGGAGGGGAAGCCGCTCCCCGACCTGGTCGTCATCGATGGCGGCAAGGGGCAGCTGAACGCGGCGCACGAAGCCCTCCGCTCACTGGGGCTTGGTGAGATGCCGCTCATCTCGCTGGCGAAGAAGGAGGAGGAGATCTTCGTCCTCGGACGGAGCGAATCACTCCGCCTCTCGCGTCGCTCCCCGGCGCTTCGCACCCTGCAGCAGGCCCGCGACGAGGCGCACCGCTTCGCGGTGTCGTTCAACCGGGCGCGTCGCTCGATGCGCACCCTGACGTCGGAGCTGCTGCGCATACCGGGCATCGGCACTGCCCGGCGGCGCGTCCTCCTGAAGGCGTTCGGCTCGCTGCAGGGGGTCCGCGACGCGGCTCCCGAGGACATCGCCGCCCTCCCCGGGTTCTCCCTCGCCTCGGCACGCCGTGTCGTGCAGGCGTTGCGGCCGACGGATGGAGCGTCGAGCACCCCCGGGGAGCCGGTGGCCCCGGGCGCAGCGCCCGGAGGGGGTGGCGCGTCATCTGATCCAGGGGCGGTCGACGATCCGTCCGCGCCAGGTGCTCCATCGCCTGCCGCCGCTCCATCCGCTGTCATCGACCCGTCGTCCCCACACACGCACTGACCCCGCTCCCTCCCTCCCTTCACACTTCCTGACATGCCCCGCTGGACCCTCGCCTGCTCTGCCTGTGGCCACCCCGAAACGCAGGATGCCGGTGTCGGCCTGTGCCCCACGTGCGGCCAACCGTTCCTCGCCGTCCTCGACGGTCCCGCGCCCAGGCGTGACGCCCTGCTCCCGCGGTGGGACATGTGGCGGTACGCGGCCGCCCTCCCGCTCGCCGACGGCGAGGCGCCGGTATCGTTAGGCGAGGGGATGACTCCGCTGTCCGAGCATCCCGGGCTCGCGCGTCTCGTGGGGGTCCGCCGCCTCTGGGTCAAGGATGAAGGGGTCAACCCGACCGCGTCGTTCAAGGCGCGTGGGCTGAGTGCCGCCGTGACGCGTGCGCGCGCGCGCGGCGTCCCCGGGCTGGTGGTTCCCACCGCAGGAAACGCCGGGGCGGCGCTCGCGGCGTACGCGGCCGCGGCCGGGCTCGCGGCACGCATCTACGCCCCCGACACCACCCCGCGCCCCATCCTCGACACCATCCGCGCGATGGGAGTGGAGCTGGTGACGATCGACGGACACATCGGCGACTGCGGGCGGCTGAGCGCCGAACACGCGCACGCGACGGGTTTCTTCAACGTCGCCACGCTGCGGGAGCCATACCGCGCGGAGGGAAACAAGACGCTCGGCCTCGAGCTCGCCGAGCAACTCGGCTGGCGGCTGCCGGACGCCGTCGTGTACCCCACCGGGGGGGGGGAAGGGGTGATCGGGATGTGGAAGGCCTTCCACGAGATGCGCGCCTGGGGGTGGCTCGACGCGGGTGCACGCCTCCCGCAGATGATCGTCGCGCAGGCGTCTGGCTGTGCACCGCTCGTGCGTGCGCATGCCGAGGGGGCCGACCGCGCCACCCCATGGGAGAACCCGTGGACCCACGCGAGCGGGCTGCGAGTTCCCGGCCCGCTGGGCGACCGGCTGGTGCTCAAGACGCTGCGGGAGAGCGGCGGCGACGCCGAGAGTGCGAGTGAGGAGGAGATTCGCGACTACACGGCCCGCCTGGCACACCTCACCGGCATCGACGCGGCCCCGGAAGGGGGGGCGGCGCTCTTCGTCACCGCGAAGCTGGTTCGGCTGGGGCGCCTCTCGGCCGACAGCGAGGTCGTGGTCTACAACACGGGGAGTGGAGCCAGCTACCGGGCATAGCGCGCCCAGGCAGTGTATTTTTCTCCCGTGACCATCGCGATCCTCGAACCGTTCAGCGGCATTTCCGGAGACATGATGCTGGGGGCGCTCGTCCACGTGGGGCTCGACCCCGCCTGGCTCGAGGCGCTCCCGGTGCGTCTCGGGTTGGGCGATGTGCGGGTGCGCATCGCCGATGTGCAACGCGGGATGATCGCGTGCAAGAAGGTGGATTTCGACATTCCCGAGCAGCCGCACGGGCGCCACATCCACGAGATCCGCGCCCTCGTGGCCAAGGCGCCGGTCCCGTCCCTGGTGCGCGAGCGTGCCGATCAGGCCTTCACCGCCATCGCGGAGGAGGAGGGTGAGATCCACGGCGTGAGTGCCGACGAGGTCCACCTGCACGAGGTCGGGGCGGTGGACGCCATCCTCGACATCGTGGGATCGATCTGGGGGTTGAGCGAACTGGGGGTCTCGCGCGTTTGCTGTGGGACCATTTCGCTGGGAGACGGCTTCGTGAAGGCGGCACACGGGATCCTCCCCGTCCCCGCGCCGGCCACGCTCCGGTTGCTGGAAGGGCACACCGTGCGCCCCGGCCCCGAGGGGGCAGGGGAGCTGGTCACGCCGACGGGGGCGGCGTTGGTGAAGGTGCTGTCGACCGGCGCTCCCCCGGCGCGCTACATCCCGCGGTGCAGCGGGTATGGTGCCGGGACGAAGGACCTGCTGGGACGGGCCAACGCCCTCCGCATCACGCTGGCCGACGATGTCACCGCCGGCGACGAGGGTGTCGAGCGCCTCGTCCTGCTGGCCACCGACCTCGACGACCTGTCGCCGGAACTGGTGGCGGGGTGCGCCGATCTGGTGCGGGAGGCGGGCGCGCTGGACGTGGTGCTGACGGCGACCCAGATGAAGAAGGGGCGCGTGGGGACGCGGATGGAGGCGCTGGTGCGCGAAGACGACGTCGGGCGCATCGAGGACATCCTGTTCGCGAACACGTCGACGTTAGGCATCCGGCGCTCGGTCGTCGAACGGCGTGCCCTCACGCGCGAGGCGCGGGCCGTGCGCGTGCTGGGGCACCGCGTGCGGGTGAAGGTCGCCATCCTGCCTAACGGCACCCGGCGCGCCAAGCCGGAGTTCGATGATGTGCGGGCGGTGGCGCAAGCCACCGGCCGGACGCTGGGCGACGTGTCGTCGCTGGCCCTGGCCGAGGCGGAACGCGATTGCTGAAGATGGGTAGGATTCACGCCGGCGCGCGCGTCGCGCCCAGTCAGGCGCGCGGCCGCGCGCCGTTCCAGGCGCCTGGCGCGCCGTTCCATGCAAGGAGATCTCGAATGAACCTGTTCCGCTTCTCGGTGGTCCTCACCCTCGCGCTCGCGCTTCGCCCGGTTCCCGGCGTGGCGCAGGACGCGTGCACCATCGATGAGAAGAAGCCGAATCAAGTGAAGGATGCCGCCAGCGCGCTCACCAAGGCCGACCTCCCGATCGGCAAGCCGGAGGACAAGCGCAAGGCGATGCTGCAGGCGGTCACGCTCCTGACCAAGGACCAGGAGAAGATCGTGGCCGCCAATCCCACGGGGCGCGCCTTCGTGCTCGGGCGCGCGCTCGCCATGATCGCCGAGCAGTACAAGGACAGCGGCTTCGCCCCGGTCAAGCGCGGCAGCGTGGGCTACGCCACCGATCCCGACGGGATGATCGACCTCGTGGCGGCGACGGACTCGGCGTTCGACCTCGTCGAGGCCTCCAACCCGGCGTGCAAGGCCGAGACCGAGGAGTCGCGCCGGCGCCTGTATGCCCCGCTCGTCAACGCGGCGGTCAACGTCTACAACCAGCAACTCACCGACTCGGCGGCGGCGCTCGTCCGTCGCGGCCTCTCCGTCTACGACGATTACCGCCTGGCGTACATCGCCTACAACATCCTCGGCAACGTCCAGCAGTCCAAGGACTCGGTCGACGCCGCCGTGGTGTCGTTCAAGAAGATGGCTACGCTCATGAAGGGCGACACCGCCACCGTCGAGGAGCGCAAGAACGTCATGCTCAACATCGCCCAGCTGGTGATGTCGCAGGGCGAGTCGCTCGAGGGGGAGGCGAAGGCGGCCAAGTTCGCGGATGCGACGGCCTATCTCGAGGCGTACCTCGCCGAGTTCCCGGGTGACGCCAAGGCGCAGGGGGCGCTTGCCCGCGCGCAGATCGCCAGCGGCAACAGCGCCGCCGCCGAGAAGGTGTTCGGCGCGATGATCGCGAGCCCGGGCACGTACTCCGATGCCGCGCTGTTCGAGGCCGGAGTCAACGCGGCCCGCGCCGATCGGGCCGCCGACGCGGCGGCGCTCTTCGACGCCGGGCTGAAGAAGAACGTCGCCTCGCGCGATGGCCTGTTCAACTACGCCGTCACACTCCAGAAGCTGGAGAAGTGGACCGAGGTCCCCGCGATCCTCACCCGCCTGGTGAACGTCGACCCGGAGAACCCCGACAACTACCAGCTCTGGGCACTGTACTACCAGAACGAGGCCAAGCTGCGGAAGGACGCGGCGGCCAAGAAGCCGGCCACCTCGCCCGAGGCGAAGGCGTACGCCGCCGCCAACGATTCTCTCCTGAAGTACTTCAAGCGCATGTCCGAGGCGCCGGTCAAGGTGACCTTCAACCTGTGGGCGCACGACGAGAACAAGCACACGCTGGGTGGGGCGATCGAGAACACGACGGACGCCGAGAAGAGCTATACGCTCAAGTTCGAGTTCCTCGATGCCGCCGGGACGGTGGTCTCCACCAAGGACGTCGTGGTCGAGGCGGTCGGCGCGAAGAAGTCGAAGTCGTTCCGCGTGGAGGTGGAAGGCGCGGGGATCCTCGCCTATCGCTACGCCCCGCTCGGCGGCTAGCCGAGGGCCAGGCAGCGGCGACGGGAGTACACGGC
This genomic interval carries:
- a CDS encoding lipid II flippase MurJ codes for the protein LPRLAVILAWGSVAGSALQLAVQWRNVSRVLGAWRVSVSARSPHVRTVLRNFGPVFVGRGVTQLSAYIDSFIASFLVMGAPTILNNVQLLYMLPVSLFGMSISAAELPAMSSVTGESAEIADRLRDRLALGLRRIAFFIVPSAVAFLAFGDLLARLVFEGGEFQAREVQWVWGVLAGSAVGLLASTLGRLYASSLYALHDTRTPLRFAIVRVALTTALGFVASLWLPGVLGIDPRWAVTGLTASAGVAAWVEFALLRRAVGLRIGAVSLPRSFLFTLWGCAVTAAAIGWGVREVLGGARGIVASAAVLGTFSLGYGAATLAAGVPQARAIAGRLGRGVGRR
- a CDS encoding excinuclease ABC subunit C, which gives rise to MRETPADVAAKLPHLPETPGVYLWKDAQGTVLYVGKAKRLRSRVRSYFASTHEGSVKTQALVRLIAELDTIVVPTEAHALLLEANLIKEYRPRFNIALRDDKSYPYIKVTVQEPFPRLLVTRIVRSDGGRYFGPYTDVGAMRRALNVVKRIFTVRSCHYALPEDAPDRPCLDYHIGKCKAPCVGYQSEADYRAMIDEVVLFLEGRTAEVVSRVRERMQEASASLNFERAAELRDALLRLETLEEPTVVVQVEGGDRDVIGYARDGDDACVTTLRVRGGKLLARDQRFLENLEGEEDAAILSAYLARAYAPSNERAAELLVPMDFEDRALLEETLRTTRVVVPQRGPRRELVQLAEQNARHLLEEFKLAADEADERAASPVYELQRELGLQKLPRSLVCFDISTAHGTDTVGSCVWFENGRPRRAEYRKFKVKTVEGTDDFASMHEVVARYFGRRLEEGKPLPDLVVIDGGKGQLNAAHEALRSLGLGEMPLISLAKKEEEIFVLGRSESLRLSRRSPALRTLQQARDEAHRFAVSFNRARRSMRTLTSELLRIPGIGTARRRVLLKAFGSLQGVRDAAPEDIAALPGFSLASARRVVQALRPTDGASSTPGEPVAPGAAPGGGGASSDPGAVDDPSAPGAPSPAAAPSAVIDPSSPHTH
- a CDS encoding TIGR00299 family protein, coding for MTIAILEPFSGISGDMMLGALVHVGLDPAWLEALPVRLGLGDVRVRIADVQRGMIACKKVDFDIPEQPHGRHIHEIRALVAKAPVPSLVRERADQAFTAIAEEEGEIHGVSADEVHLHEVGAVDAILDIVGSIWGLSELGVSRVCCGTISLGDGFVKAAHGILPVPAPATLRLLEGHTVRPGPEGAGELVTPTGAALVKVLSTGAPPARYIPRCSGYGAGTKDLLGRANALRITLADDVTAGDEGVERLVLLATDLDDLSPELVAGCADLVREAGALDVVLTATQMKKGRVGTRMEALVREDDVGRIEDILFANTSTLGIRRSVVERRALTREARAVRVLGHRVRVKVAILPNGTRRAKPEFDDVRAVAQATGRTLGDVSSLALAEAERDC